A genomic stretch from Empedobacter stercoris includes:
- a CDS encoding peptidylprolyl isomerase, with protein MKFKSSMMLLIATLLTVNTFAQTAKSTPQRLAKVDGIAAVVGDQIVLESDVDRDYLMSKQQGMQVENKCDFLNDIMLDKMLVDRAKQDTLIKVTQDEVTRQLNGQIEGLIAQAGGEKQILDYFGFRTMAEMKNETKYIVEDNIYARQKREMVVKGADATPEEVRLFFEKHQGELPDVKDELSISHIVMYPQISEENQQKIIDQLKEIKKEIEEGASFATKAILYSEDPGSSSNGGEYKKVSRGKMVKEFDAVAFNLQEGEISDPFKTDFGYHIIKLEKRRGQELDLRHILITLKPTEEEIKTANNKLDSIRVLINDGKMTFKDAALRFSDDKYTKFNSGNIMNQNSGDDRFEKMALPLPMFTAVATLNEGDISQVFEDDFDNRKALRILKVNKFYPEHKINYEDDYYRIQKFAVQDKERTLLMDWVKRQVGDAYVKIGKEYQSCEFPIDWEKKNLK; from the coding sequence ATGAAATTTAAATCGAGTATGATGTTGTTAATTGCAACATTATTGACGGTAAATACTTTTGCACAAACAGCAAAATCAACACCACAACGTCTGGCTAAAGTAGATGGTATTGCTGCTGTTGTAGGAGATCAGATTGTTTTAGAGTCTGATGTAGATCGTGATTACTTAATGTCAAAACAACAAGGAATGCAAGTTGAAAACAAATGCGATTTCTTAAACGACATTATGTTAGACAAAATGTTGGTTGATCGTGCAAAACAAGATACTTTAATTAAAGTGACTCAAGACGAAGTAACACGTCAGTTAAATGGTCAAATCGAAGGTTTGATTGCACAAGCTGGAGGTGAAAAACAAATTTTAGACTATTTCGGATTCCGTACAATGGCGGAAATGAAAAACGAAACTAAATATATCGTTGAAGATAATATTTATGCGCGTCAGAAAAGAGAAATGGTTGTAAAAGGTGCAGATGCTACACCAGAAGAAGTACGTTTGTTTTTCGAAAAACACCAAGGGGAATTACCTGATGTTAAGGACGAACTTTCTATTAGCCATATTGTGATGTATCCTCAGATTTCAGAAGAAAATCAACAAAAAATCATTGATCAATTAAAAGAAATCAAAAAAGAAATTGAAGAAGGTGCTTCATTTGCAACAAAAGCAATTTTATATTCAGAAGATCCAGGCTCTTCGAGCAATGGTGGTGAATACAAAAAGGTTTCTCGTGGTAAAATGGTAAAAGAGTTTGATGCAGTAGCGTTTAACTTACAAGAAGGTGAAATTTCTGATCCATTCAAAACTGATTTTGGATACCATATTATCAAATTAGAAAAACGTCGTGGTCAAGAATTAGACTTACGTCACATTTTAATTACATTGAAACCTACTGAAGAAGAAATCAAAACAGCTAACAATAAATTAGACTCAATTCGAGTATTAATTAATGATGGTAAAATGACTTTCAAAGATGCAGCACTAAGATTTTCTGATGATAAATACACAAAATTTAACTCAGGAAATATCATGAACCAAAATTCTGGCGATGACCGTTTCGAGAAAATGGCCTTACCATTACCAATGTTTACAGCTGTTGCGACATTAAACGAAGGAGATATCTCACAAGTTTTCGAAGATGATTTCGACAATAGAAAAGCGTTAAGAATCTTAAAGGTTAACAAATTCTATCCAGAACATAAAATTAATTATGAAGATGATTATTATCGAATTCAAAAATTTGCTGTTCAAGACAAAGAACGTACATTATTGATGGATTGGGTAAAACGTCAAGTTGGTGATGCTTATGTAAAAATTGGAAAAGAATATCAAAGTTGTGAATTTCCGATTGATTGGGAAAAGAAAAACTTAAAATAA
- a CDS encoding Cof-type HAD-IIB family hydrolase, which translates to MIDSFFFDFDGTLQGFENHEISDSTIEALKLLKQKNKKIYIATGRNMADMPDHIFTYGFDGYINNNGGMCSNEKRETFFVDYINPNDIEALLKYDEENPFSFSYMTKDAFSINRVNENVEKSFAYFGMEVPEVVDPRTLPKDNIMQMNFFVDEEQEAYLMNNIMKNSLSTRWIEYFADINPKDISKMRGIERMAERDNLDLTKTMAFGDGGNDISMLKGCKIGVAMGDAKENVREAADYYTTSADNHGIWNALKHFEII; encoded by the coding sequence ATGATAGACTCTTTTTTCTTCGATTTTGATGGGACTTTGCAAGGTTTTGAAAACCATGAAATAAGTGATTCTACAATCGAAGCCTTAAAATTATTGAAACAGAAAAACAAAAAAATATACATTGCTACAGGACGAAATATGGCAGATATGCCGGATCATATTTTCACCTATGGTTTTGACGGTTATATCAATAACAATGGTGGAATGTGTTCGAATGAAAAACGTGAAACTTTTTTTGTAGATTATATCAATCCCAATGATATAGAGGCTTTGTTGAAATATGACGAAGAAAATCCTTTTTCCTTTTCATACATGACCAAAGATGCGTTCAGTATCAATCGTGTGAATGAAAATGTAGAAAAATCGTTTGCTTATTTTGGAATGGAAGTTCCTGAAGTTGTTGATCCGCGAACTTTACCAAAAGATAATATCATGCAAATGAACTTTTTTGTCGATGAAGAACAAGAAGCCTATTTGATGAATAATATTATGAAAAATAGTCTTAGTACACGTTGGATAGAATATTTTGCTGATATAAACCCGAAAGATATTAGTAAAATGCGTGGAATAGAGCGAATGGCTGAACGCGATAATTTAGATTTAACTAAAACAATGGCTTTTGGTGATGGTGGTAACGATATTAGTATGTTGAAAGGTTGTAAAATAGGCGTAGCAATGGGCGATGCGAAAGAGAATGTTCGTGAAGCGGCTGATTATTATACAACTTCTGCAGATAATCACGGAATATGGAATGCACTGAAACACTTTGAGATAATTTAA
- the pepT gene encoding peptidase T yields the protein MQTEWREKLVTRFLKYVKTYTESEAFLDKFPSTDRQWDLANYLVDELKQIGLEDVSIDENGYVFGYVPSTVDYEVPTIGFVSHMDTSPDFSGENVQPQIWENYDGGDIKLNESMILSPNEFPELTQYKGQTIITTDGTTLLGADDKAGVAEIVTAAEYLIAHPEIKHGRIAIGFTPDEEVGRGADFFNVEKFGAEWGYTMDGSEIGELEYENFNAASGIVTIKGKSVHPGYAKDKMINASNIAMEFAAQLPSDEVPELTDGREGFFHLAKITGNVSEAKMVYIIRDHDMEQYEARKALFLQIAADIQERFDHEVITAEVSDQYFNMIEKVKEKFQSVEIAEQALKDCGVTPNIKPIRGGTDGARLSFMGLPCPNIFAGGHNFHGPYEYVPVESMEKATEIIVRIAELTAEEAK from the coding sequence ATGCAAACAGAATGGAGAGAAAAGTTGGTAACACGCTTTTTGAAATATGTTAAAACTTATACTGAAAGTGAGGCTTTCTTAGATAAATTTCCAAGTACAGATCGTCAATGGGATTTAGCAAATTATTTAGTAGACGAATTAAAACAAATCGGTTTAGAAGATGTTTCGATTGATGAAAATGGCTATGTTTTCGGTTATGTGCCTTCTACAGTAGATTACGAAGTGCCTACAATTGGATTTGTTTCGCATATGGATACTTCACCAGATTTTTCAGGAGAAAATGTACAACCTCAAATTTGGGAAAACTATGATGGAGGAGATATCAAATTGAACGAATCAATGATTTTATCTCCAAACGAATTTCCTGAATTAACTCAATATAAAGGTCAAACAATCATCACTACAGACGGAACAACTTTGTTAGGTGCTGATGATAAGGCTGGTGTTGCAGAAATTGTAACAGCTGCAGAATATTTGATCGCTCATCCAGAAATTAAACACGGACGTATCGCAATAGGATTTACACCAGATGAAGAAGTTGGTCGTGGTGCTGATTTCTTTAATGTAGAAAAATTTGGAGCAGAGTGGGGATACACAATGGATGGTTCTGAAATAGGAGAATTAGAGTACGAAAACTTTAATGCTGCTTCTGGTATTGTTACAATAAAGGGGAAATCTGTTCACCCAGGTTATGCAAAAGATAAAATGATCAATGCATCTAATATTGCAATGGAATTTGCTGCACAATTACCAAGTGATGAAGTGCCTGAATTAACTGACGGACGTGAAGGGTTTTTCCATTTAGCTAAAATAACTGGAAATGTTTCTGAAGCAAAAATGGTGTATATCATCCGTGACCACGATATGGAGCAATATGAAGCGCGAAAAGCTTTATTCTTGCAGATTGCAGCAGATATTCAAGAACGTTTTGATCACGAAGTGATTACAGCAGAGGTTTCTGATCAATATTTTAATATGATTGAGAAAGTAAAAGAAAAATTCCAATCTGTTGAAATCGCAGAACAAGCGCTTAAAGATTGTGGTGTTACTCCAAATATCAAACCTATTCGTGGTGGTACAGATGGTGCACGTTTGTCTTTTATGGGCTTACCTTGTCCTAATATTTTTGCTGGTGGTCATAACTTCCACGGACCGTATGAATATGTTCCTGTAGAATCTATGGAAAAAGCAACTGAAATTATTGTTCGTATTGCAGAGTTAACTGCTGAAGAAGCAAAATAG
- a CDS encoding GLPGLI family protein, protein MKQLLLAGFLLFSNFGFGQEKLIVDYKYDIKHDEEKIKEFEREQAQKGGGTIKIGGSPNIYYQLEYSDHQSVYKKIETINNDQNGSSMGAFSINIGGEYKALINETSKKEFRQEVVLDKQNFIVVTPYKDYEWKITDIEDTILGHKVKKAIGNDKGKQIAAWFAPDIKVDAGPNQVNGLPGLILKTVSEMGNKFSSIMTYEADKINLKPKKLSKVKPINGKEISQEEFKKLQDESRQKMRESFSIGVDKK, encoded by the coding sequence ATGAAACAATTATTACTAGCTGGATTTTTACTTTTTTCGAATTTTGGTTTTGGGCAAGAAAAGCTTATTGTCGATTATAAATATGATATAAAGCATGATGAAGAAAAAATAAAGGAGTTTGAAAGAGAACAAGCACAAAAAGGAGGAGGTACAATAAAAATTGGAGGGTCTCCAAATATTTATTATCAATTAGAATATAGTGATCATCAGTCCGTTTACAAAAAAATAGAAACCATTAATAATGATCAAAATGGTAGCTCTATGGGGGCTTTTTCAATTAATATTGGAGGAGAATATAAAGCTTTGATTAATGAAACAAGTAAGAAAGAGTTTCGTCAAGAAGTCGTTTTAGATAAACAGAATTTTATTGTGGTTACGCCATATAAAGACTATGAATGGAAAATTACAGATATTGAAGATACGATTTTGGGTCACAAAGTAAAAAAAGCTATTGGTAATGATAAAGGCAAGCAAATAGCAGCTTGGTTTGCACCAGATATTAAGGTTGATGCAGGACCAAATCAAGTGAATGGATTGCCAGGTTTGATTCTAAAAACGGTAAGCGAAATGGGAAATAAATTTAGCTCAATTATGACCTATGAAGCTGATAAAATTAATTTGAAACCAAAGAAACTTTCAAAAGTAAAGCCTATAAATGGGAAAGAAATAAGTCAAGAAGAATTCAAAAAATTGCAAGATGAATCTCGTCAAAAAATGAGAGAATCTTTTTCGATCGGAGTAGATAAAAAATAA
- the lat gene encoding L-lysine 6-transaminase codes for MSTVHERLAKHILADGYPIVMDMDKSHGSYVVDENGVEYLDLFSMFASTAIGYNHPHLMAKIDFLGRNAINKPAMSDIYTKDYADLIDTFERVAMPKELQYLFFISGGTLAVENALKTAFDWKTRLNFSKGIEKEAGEVIHFKQAFHGRSGYTLSLTNTKDPRKYEYFPKFDWPRIENPKRIYPVTEDNLGKVVESENRAIAQIETALEQRKNKIACIIIEPIQGEGGDNYFRKEFFQKLRAICDREEILLIFDEVQTGMGMTGKMWAFQHYDVVPDVISFGKKTQVCGILANKEKLDQIPNNVFKESSRINSTFGGNYIDMLRFKLILEVIEQEKLVENAAEKGKYILSKLNEIAKETKKIHSVRGLGLFIAFDFNSDLDRSAFIKTCFENHLIILPCGENSVRMRPHLNISEEDTNKAIEIIKLALK; via the coding sequence ATGAGTACAGTACACGAAAGATTAGCAAAACATATATTAGCAGACGGATATCCAATTGTAATGGACATGGACAAATCGCATGGTTCTTATGTGGTGGATGAAAATGGAGTAGAATATTTGGATTTATTTTCGATGTTTGCTTCGACTGCAATTGGATATAATCACCCGCATTTAATGGCTAAAATTGATTTTTTAGGACGAAATGCAATCAACAAACCTGCAATGTCAGATATTTATACAAAAGATTATGCCGATTTAATTGATACGTTTGAGCGTGTTGCAATGCCGAAAGAATTACAGTATCTATTCTTTATTTCGGGAGGAACTTTGGCAGTTGAAAATGCATTAAAAACTGCTTTTGATTGGAAAACAAGACTTAACTTTTCGAAAGGAATAGAGAAGGAGGCAGGTGAAGTAATTCATTTCAAGCAAGCTTTTCATGGGCGTTCAGGTTATACTTTATCCTTAACAAATACCAAAGATCCTCGTAAATATGAGTACTTTCCGAAGTTTGATTGGCCAAGAATTGAGAATCCAAAACGTATTTACCCAGTTACAGAAGATAATCTTGGTAAAGTTGTTGAGTCAGAAAATAGAGCGATAGCGCAGATAGAAACAGCTTTGGAACAACGCAAAAATAAAATTGCGTGTATTATCATAGAACCTATTCAAGGTGAAGGAGGAGATAATTATTTCAGAAAAGAATTCTTTCAAAAATTAAGAGCAATCTGTGATAGAGAAGAGATTTTATTGATTTTTGACGAAGTCCAAACAGGGATGGGAATGACAGGTAAAATGTGGGCTTTTCAGCATTATGATGTAGTTCCAGATGTTATCTCGTTTGGTAAGAAAACACAAGTTTGTGGAATATTAGCCAACAAAGAAAAGTTGGATCAAATTCCAAATAATGTTTTTAAAGAATCAAGTCGTATCAATTCAACTTTTGGAGGGAATTACATTGATATGTTGCGTTTTAAGTTAATTTTAGAAGTGATAGAACAAGAAAAATTAGTAGAAAATGCAGCAGAAAAAGGAAAATATATTTTATCGAAGTTGAATGAGATTGCAAAAGAAACGAAGAAAATCCATTCGGTTCGAGGATTAGGATTATTTATCGCATTTGATTTTAATTCGGACTTAGATCGTTCAGCGTTTATTAAAACATGTTTCGAAAATCATCTGATTATTCTCCCTTGTGGAGAAAACTCGGTGCGAATGCGTCCACATCTCAATATTTCTGAAGAAGACACCAATAAAGCAATAGAAATTATTAAATTAGCATTAAAATAA
- a CDS encoding beta/alpha barrel domain-containing protein has protein sequence MSATTFKIIECPRDAMQGRKDFIPTDAKIDYLNRLLTVGFEAIDCGSFVSPKAIPQMADTKEVLDHIDKTNSKSKLSVVVANRSGAMKAAEHEKVDIIGFPFSISENFQQFNTNKSREEAFEMIQEINQIANKNDKHMLIYLSMAFGNPYGEVWNEEIVKDWSKKMADIGISSINLSDTIGVADEKTIVDLFQNLIPHYPEIEFGAHFHTVYTDWHTKVKAAYNNGCRRFDGAIKGLGGCPMSKSDMVGNMPTEKLISFANEHKEKHGLNLFDFESAWNVSLKTFGLI, from the coding sequence ATGAGTGCAACTACTTTTAAGATTATTGAATGTCCACGTGACGCCATGCAAGGACGCAAAGATTTTATTCCAACCGATGCTAAAATAGATTACTTAAATCGTTTATTGACTGTTGGTTTTGAAGCCATTGATTGTGGAAGTTTTGTTTCTCCTAAAGCAATCCCGCAAATGGCAGATACAAAAGAGGTTTTGGACCATATTGATAAAACAAATTCGAAGTCTAAATTGTCTGTTGTTGTCGCAAATAGAAGTGGCGCGATGAAAGCTGCGGAACACGAAAAAGTAGATATTATTGGATTTCCATTTTCTATTTCAGAAAATTTTCAACAATTTAACACCAACAAAAGTCGCGAAGAAGCTTTTGAAATGATACAAGAAATCAATCAAATTGCAAATAAAAATGATAAACATATGTTAATTTATCTGTCTATGGCATTTGGTAATCCTTATGGCGAAGTATGGAATGAAGAAATTGTGAAAGATTGGTCGAAAAAAATGGCTGATATCGGAATTTCATCTATTAATCTTTCAGACACAATAGGCGTTGCAGATGAAAAAACAATTGTTGATTTGTTCCAAAATTTAATTCCACATTATCCAGAAATTGAATTCGGTGCTCATTTTCATACTGTTTATACCGATTGGCATACAAAAGTGAAAGCAGCTTATAACAATGGTTGTCGTCGTTTTGATGGTGCTATAAAAGGTTTAGGCGGATGTCCAATGTCGAAAAGTGATATGGTTGGTAATATGCCAACCGAAAAGTTGATTAGCTTTGCGAATGAACACAAAGAAAAGCATGGATTAAATCTTTTTGATTTTGAATCGGCTTGGAATGTTTCATTAAAAACATTTGGATTAATTTAG